The following proteins come from a genomic window of Salvia hispanica cultivar TCC Black 2014 chromosome 4, UniMelb_Shisp_WGS_1.0, whole genome shotgun sequence:
- the LOC125224322 gene encoding caffeoylshikimate esterase-like codes for MDTENNNVKYDEKFIVSPRGVKLFSCRWGPTDTEAKALIFLCHGYGMECSISMRGCAARLVKAGYEVHGIDCEGHGKSSGLLGLITSFDDLVDDLSDHFTNISERKENRNKLRILMGESMGGAMVLRLHRKKPAFWDGAILVAPMCKIADEIKPSPVVITIVIALARIIPTWKVTPTPDIIDIAFRDPQVRQEVRSNPYTYKGRPRLLTSCQLYSASIDLEQRLEEVSLPFIVLHGEEDKVTDPSVSKTLHETARATDKTIKLYPGMWHSLSYGELPENLDIVYSDIVNWVDQRLSGRLEEQLKSANDKNAC; via the exons ATG gaTACCGAAAACAACAACGTCAAATACGATgag AAATTCATAGTGAGTCCACGTGGAGTGAAGCTATTCAGCTGCCGATGGGGACCCACAGATACAGAGGCAAAAGCTCTGATTTTTCTCTGCCATGGCTACGGCATGGAGTGTAGCATCTCCATGAGAG GCTGTGCTGCTAGACTAGTGAAGGCGGGCTATGAAGTGCACGGGATTGACTGCGAGGGCCATGGGAAATCGTCCGGCCTGCTCGGGCTTATCACCAGCTTCGATGATCTCGTCGACGATCTCTCCGATCACTTCACCAATATATCCG AGAGGAAAGAGAATAGGAATAAGCTGAGGATATTAATGGGGGAATCAATGGGAGGGGCGATGGTCCTACGCTTGCATAGAAAAAAGCCTGCCTTTTGGGATGGTGCCATCCTTGTTGCTCCCATGTGTAAG ATTGCTGACGAGATAAAACCAAGCCCCGTGGTTATCACTATTGTGATCGCTTTGGCTCGCATCATCCCTACGTGGAAAGTTACTCCAACTCCAGATATAATTGACATTGCCTTTAGGGATCCACAAGTTAGACAAGAG GTTAGGTCCAACCCTTACACATACAAAGGCCGACCTCGACTATTAACAAGCTGCCAACTCTATTCAGCTAGCATTGATTTGGAACAAAGGCTTGAAGAG gtTTCGTTGCCGTTTATTGTTCTGCACGGGGAAGAAGATAAGGTGACGGATCCATCGGTGAGCAAAACACTACATGAAACTGCACGCGCAACGGACAAGACCATCAAGCTGTACCCGGGAATGTGGCACTCGTTGTCGTACGGTGAGCTCCCAGAAAATCTCGACATCGTATACTCCGACATCGTCAACTGGGTTGACCAAAGATTGAGCGGTAGATTGGAAGAGCAACTCAAATCTGCTAATGATAAAAATGCCTGCTAA